The Desmonostoc muscorum LEGE 12446 genome includes a region encoding these proteins:
- a CDS encoding IS4 family transposase, producing MIINSFPKIVKDILRGLPKNDYPVLNSRLFFECWLSYAMDNSLTSMRDLFKRLNNIGFEVDISTFSKANLHRSQKPFQEIYQKLNELVQKKVQKKLHDRYAICPIDSTIITLTSKLLWVLGHHQVKLFSSLNLATGSPSDNFINFGHDHDYQFGSKMMSSLPINAVGVMDRGFAGLKFIQELVQENKYFVLRIKNNWKLKFDDVTGLIKVGASDDAQAYRVINFCDLETKTEFRLVTNLPADGEAAVSDDEIRDIYRLRWGVELLWKFLKMHLKLDKLITKNVNGITIQIYVSLIAYLILQILSIPQQWGHTLLDKFRYLQSCMCQKISYVHWFEEMMLC from the coding sequence GTGATTATAAATTCATTTCCCAAGATTGTCAAAGATATCTTGAGAGGACTGCCAAAAAACGATTATCCGGTATTGAACAGTCGTCTGTTCTTTGAGTGCTGGCTATCTTATGCTATGGATAACAGCTTAACAAGTATGCGAGATTTGTTTAAGAGATTAAACAACATAGGATTTGAGGTAGATATTTCTACTTTCTCAAAAGCAAACTTACATCGAAGCCAAAAACCTTTTCAAGAAATTTACCAAAAATTAAATGAATTAGTACAGAAGAAAGTTCAAAAAAAGTTACACGATAGATATGCAATTTGTCCAATAGATTCAACAATTATTACTCTCACAAGTAAATTGTTATGGGTATTAGGACACCATCAAGTAAAACTTTTCAGTTCTCTCAATCTAGCTACTGGAAGTCCATCAGATAACTTCATCAACTTTGGACATGATCATGATTATCAATTTGGTTCAAAGATGATGTCTAGTCTACCAATAAATGCTGTTGGGGTAATGGATAGAGGCTTCGCGGGATTAAAGTTTATCCAAGAATTGGTACAAGAAAATAAATACTTTGTTTTGCGGATTAAAAACAATTGGAAACTAAAATTTGACGATGTGACTGGATTAATCAAAGTTGGTGCATCTGATGATGCTCAAGCCTATAGAGTCATTAATTTTTGTGATTTAGAAACAAAAACTGAGTTTCGCCTAGTAACTAATTTACCTGCTGATGGAGAGGCTGCCGTTAGTGATGATGAAATTAGGGATATTTATCGATTACGTTGGGGAGTTGAATTGTTATGGAAGTTTTTAAAGATGCACTTAAAACTTGACAAATTAATTACTAAGAACGTCAATGGTATCACTATACAAATTTACGTTAGTTTAATAGCTTATCTAATTTTACAGATATTATCTATCCCACAACAATGGGGACATACGCTATTAGATAAATTCCGCTATTTACAATCTTGTATGTGTCAGAAAATCAGTTATGTTCATTGGTTTGAGGAGATGATGTTATGTTGA
- a CDS encoding transposase, whose translation MPKSPSFQDAKRADWLMLCQLAADGLICLKYLDESGFERTSSLNYTYSKRGEQKSIYQPSRRGKRISILGFWEPQQSFEYGAVVGGFNSKRYLQLLQWQTHLAQQRLEQTGKITVIIQDGASFHRSNQVKQYWQRWQQQGLYIFFLPPYSPQMNRIEDEWLHLKRHELSSQIFDDEYELAIALIHAIQNRANNGNRNVEC comes from the coding sequence ATTCCAAAATCACCATCATTCCAAGACGCTAAACGTGCCGATTGGTTAATGTTATGTCAGTTAGCAGCTGATGGATTAATTTGCCTAAAATATCTTGATGAATCTGGTTTTGAACGAACCAGTTCTCTCAATTATACTTATTCCAAACGTGGAGAGCAAAAATCAATCTATCAACCTTCTAGAAGAGGCAAAAGAATTAGTATTCTTGGTTTTTGGGAACCGCAGCAAAGTTTTGAATACGGGGCTGTAGTTGGTGGTTTCAATAGCAAACGTTACTTGCAATTACTCCAATGGCAGACACATTTAGCCCAACAGCGTCTTGAACAAACAGGTAAAATCACTGTCATTATTCAAGACGGAGCATCATTTCATCGCAGCAATCAAGTTAAACAATACTGGCAACGTTGGCAACAACAAGGTTTGTATATTTTTTTCCTGCCACCATACTCGCCTCAAATGAACCGTATTGAAGATGAATGGCTGCACCTAAAACGTCATGAGCTTTCTTCTCAGATTTTTGACGATGAATATGAACTAGCGATCGCTTTGATTCATGCTATCCAGAATCGTGCAAACAATGGTAACAGAAATGTTGAATGCTGA
- a CDS encoding helix-turn-helix domain-containing protein, translating to MPAALRIKLTIEEDKTLQELSLADNVPRRVKIRAIALRLNGNGLTVPMIAGHLRIHEHTVRATLRRWENLGLGGLWEAAGRGGKRKWSLADINAVEQWLEKERSYTSRQIQERLETERGIRLSSRQVSRILKKKIMLGND from the coding sequence ATGCCAGCAGCACTACGAATAAAACTGACTATAGAAGAAGACAAAACGTTGCAGGAATTAAGCTTGGCAGATAATGTACCTCGAAGAGTCAAAATTAGAGCGATCGCATTACGACTCAATGGCAATGGTTTAACAGTGCCAATGATTGCTGGTCACTTACGTATTCATGAGCATACAGTTCGAGCCACATTACGTCGGTGGGAAAACCTGGGACTAGGGGGTTTGTGGGAAGCGGCAGGACGTGGAGGAAAGCGTAAGTGGAGTTTAGCGGATATAAATGCAGTTGAACAATGGCTAGAAAAAGAACGTAGTTATACCAGCCGTCAAATACAAGAACGTTTGGAAACAGAGCGTGGAATCAGACTCAGTAGTAGACAAGTCAGCCGAATTCTAAAAAAAAAGATTATGCTTGGAAACGATTAA
- a CDS encoding AraC family transcriptional regulator, producing MADEFLKRETTIDACQELARLVSRHTDGRGNGVHSTAIAQLEFMRESAAPTELCTVYEPTLCIILQGRKETLLGQETYHYGAAQYIVVTVDLPLNGNIVEATADKPYLCFKLSLDVTGLWDIIDQIQRRRDQKESSVRGLFVSDANTPLIECATRLTRLLDTPEDIPFLAPMMIREIYYRLLMGDQSEAVWQIATSGSQMQRIAEVINQIKAEFTKPLSMDDLAKQARMSSASFHRHFKAVTSMSPLQYQKQLRLLEARRLMLAENADATRAAYQVGYESPSQFSREYSRMFGAPPIKDIERLRIA from the coding sequence ATGGCAGATGAATTTCTAAAGCGCGAGACCACGATTGATGCTTGTCAAGAATTGGCAAGATTAGTGAGCCGCCACACGGATGGCAGAGGAAACGGTGTCCATTCAACGGCGATCGCTCAGTTGGAATTTATGCGAGAATCTGCGGCTCCGACAGAACTCTGCACGGTGTATGAACCGACGCTTTGCATTATTCTTCAAGGCAGAAAAGAAACCTTACTAGGACAGGAAACCTATCATTATGGTGCGGCTCAATATATTGTTGTCACGGTTGATCTGCCGCTCAATGGAAATATTGTCGAAGCGACAGCGGATAAGCCCTATCTATGCTTTAAGCTAAGCCTGGATGTGACTGGGCTTTGGGACATTATTGACCAAATTCAGCGCCGTCGAGATCAAAAAGAAAGTTCAGTCAGAGGCTTGTTCGTCAGCGATGCAAATACCCCGTTGATTGAGTGTGCTACCCGACTCACACGGCTTCTGGATACGCCCGAAGATATTCCATTCCTGGCACCGATGATGATTCGCGAAATCTATTACCGTCTTTTAATGGGCGACCAAAGCGAAGCAGTTTGGCAGATTGCGACCTCCGGCAGCCAGATGCAGCGCATTGCCGAGGTGATTAACCAGATAAAAGCTGAGTTTACAAAGCCACTGAGCATGGATGATTTGGCAAAGCAAGCGAGAATGTCTTCCGCATCATTTCATCGGCACTTCAAGGCAGTGACCTCAATGAGTCCGTTGCAATATCAAAAGCAGTTAAGGTTATTGGAAGCCCGTCGTTTGATGCTGGCTGAAAATGCAGATGCAACCCGTGCGGCGTATCAGGTTGGTTATGAGAGTCCTTCACAGTTCAGTCGTGAATATTCCCGCATGTTTGGTGCGCCACCGATAAAGGATATTGAGCGTTTACGAATTGCCTGA
- a CDS encoding alpha/beta hydrolase, with protein sequence MHKRTASFDSKGLKCSVTFYTPDQAASGQRCPAIVMANGIGLTKEMGLPQFAERFAQAGFVVTLFDYRYIGASEGEPRGQMLPTEQHEDYRNAITWTQLQREVDPNRIGVWGFSYSGGHVLHLAAFDRRVKAVVAQMPTVNLFLNSRRLTSPLDLDELTTLLSQDRIKRYQTGEVSYFPLIATPGQPSFLPTPDAYTWVESAKSASEGRWENRITFESIEHSLYYEPVPHLEAIFPTPLCLIAGEKDFLTPPDLIASVYAGAMEPKSFTILKGGHFDGFQGEGFEIASTTAVKWFEKYLKQVEAPVLEVTEQSLVIDSGVNFAITKDGEWRSVLV encoded by the coding sequence ATGCACAAAAGAACTGCCAGTTTTGACAGTAAAGGGTTAAAGTGTTCCGTCACCTTTTACACTCCAGATCAAGCCGCATCTGGTCAACGTTGTCCTGCCATTGTCATGGCGAATGGCATTGGCTTGACCAAAGAGATGGGTCTACCACAGTTTGCTGAGCGCTTTGCTCAAGCTGGATTCGTTGTCACACTGTTCGATTACCGCTACATCGGTGCCAGTGAGGGAGAACCTCGTGGACAAATGCTCCCGACCGAGCAGCACGAGGATTACCGCAATGCTATCACCTGGACTCAACTCCAACGTGAAGTTGATCCCAATCGCATCGGTGTTTGGGGCTTCTCCTATAGCGGTGGTCATGTGCTGCATCTGGCGGCATTTGATCGGCGCGTGAAAGCCGTCGTAGCCCAGATGCCGACAGTGAATCTTTTTCTCAACTCCCGTCGTCTGACTTCACCCCTTGACCTCGATGAACTCACAACCTTGCTTTCACAAGACCGCATCAAACGGTATCAAACTGGGGAAGTGAGCTACTTTCCTCTGATTGCCACACCCGGACAACCGAGCTTTCTGCCGACACCCGATGCATATACCTGGGTTGAATCTGCTAAAAGCGCCAGTGAAGGACGATGGGAGAATCGCATCACCTTTGAATCGATCGAGCATTCTCTCTATTACGAACCCGTTCCTCACTTGGAGGCGATCTTTCCCACTCCGCTATGTCTGATTGCAGGCGAGAAGGATTTTCTCACACCTCCTGATTTAATTGCCTCTGTCTATGCAGGTGCAATGGAGCCGAAGTCTTTCACCATTTTGAAGGGTGGACACTTCGACGGTTTCCAGGGAGAAGGTTTTGAAATTGCCAGCACAACTGCCGTGAAATGGTTTGAGAAATATCTGAAACAGGTTGAGGCTCCTGTCTTGGAAGTTACTGAACAATCGCTCGTCATTGATAGCGGAGTTAACTTCGCCATCACAAAAGATGGTGAATGGAGGAGTGTATTGGTGTAA
- a CDS encoding FAD-binding oxidoreductase, whose amino-acid sequence MSEQHQGTAQYEQNGQTHVQIASPQEKLRDYEEAIKILVSKIRGELILPSHPAYEAERKVWNGLADGYPVAIVRCIDAEDVKVAVNFAREQAMTLSVRSGGHSAAGHGTNNGGLVIDLSYMKTITIDPVHHTARLEPGLTWGEVAKKLQPFGLALTAGDVASVGVGGLLLGGGIGWMVRAYGLTIDRLQAVELVTADGQLLRASADEHPELFWGLRGGGGNFGIATAFEVNLHPGGTVLGGAVFYEATEAERILREYTRLAAAAPDALSTEVLFMLAPPAPFIPPDKQGTPVVGIMVCYIGDISEGEGVVAPLRQLATPIADLIAPMPYSEIFALTAVGEIPGFQHHSRSQFFETFSDEMIHALVESAQSVISPETLVSLRVLGGAMSRVAPDATAFAHRDKQGMVLITHFTPLSADAASLDARTQRVFRALLPYANGAYVGFLADEGEQRIREVYPTATYERLVAIKNQYDPTNLFHRNQNIKPTATPAMLVTSVSS is encoded by the coding sequence ATGTCAGAACAACATCAAGGAACTGCTCAATACGAGCAAAATGGGCAAACTCATGTTCAAATAGCATCTCCACAAGAGAAGCTGCGTGACTACGAAGAAGCGATCAAGATACTTGTCTCGAAGATCCGAGGTGAACTGATCCTGCCTAGTCACCCTGCGTATGAAGCTGAACGAAAAGTCTGGAATGGTCTCGCTGATGGCTATCCCGTTGCGATCGTGCGCTGCATTGATGCGGAAGATGTCAAAGTCGCTGTCAATTTTGCCCGTGAGCAGGCAATGACGCTCTCTGTGCGGAGTGGAGGACATAGTGCAGCCGGACATGGCACCAATAACGGTGGGCTGGTGATCGACCTCTCCTACATGAAGACGATAACAATTGATCCAGTACACCACACAGCGCGTTTGGAACCAGGTCTTACCTGGGGTGAGGTTGCCAAAAAGCTCCAACCCTTTGGATTGGCATTGACGGCAGGCGACGTTGCTTCTGTGGGTGTGGGTGGCTTGCTGCTGGGTGGCGGCATCGGTTGGATGGTTCGTGCCTACGGTTTAACGATCGATCGCCTGCAAGCAGTGGAACTAGTTACGGCAGATGGACAACTGCTGCGTGCTAGTGCTGATGAACATCCCGAACTGTTTTGGGGATTACGCGGTGGCGGTGGCAACTTTGGCATTGCAACGGCTTTCGAGGTAAATCTACATCCAGGCGGAACTGTTTTGGGTGGTGCTGTCTTTTATGAGGCAACCGAGGCAGAGCGCATTTTGCGAGAGTATACTCGTCTAGCAGCAGCAGCACCCGATGCACTTTCCACTGAAGTTTTGTTCATGCTGGCACCTCCTGCCCCCTTCATTCCCCCTGACAAACAGGGAACCCCAGTCGTCGGGATTATGGTCTGCTACATCGGTGACATCAGCGAGGGTGAGGGGGTTGTGGCTCCCCTGCGTCAGCTTGCCACTCCGATCGCCGACCTGATCGCTCCCATGCCCTATTCAGAGATTTTTGCGCTTACAGCAGTTGGTGAGATCCCTGGCTTTCAACATCATTCGCGATCGCAGTTTTTCGAGACGTTCTCAGACGAGATGATACACGCATTAGTTGAATCCGCTCAATCTGTCATATCTCCTGAAACGTTGGTTTCCCTGCGTGTCCTGGGTGGCGCAATGAGTCGGGTCGCACCTGATGCGACCGCCTTTGCTCATCGTGATAAACAGGGCATGGTGTTGATCACTCATTTCACACCATTATCTGCCGATGCTGCCAGTCTCGATGCCCGTACCCAGCGAGTCTTTCGGGCGCTCTTACCCTACGCTAACGGTGCTTATGTGGGTTTCCTGGCAGATGAGGGAGAGCAGCGGATTCGTGAGGTTTATCCGACTGCCACATACGAGCGACTCGTGGCGATCAAGAACCAGTATGACCCAACCAATCTGTTTCATCGCAACCAGAATATCAAACCCACCGCTACCCCAGCGATGCTTGTTACCTCAGTAAGTTCATAA
- a CDS encoding cupin domain-containing protein yields the protein MSTQFNQSKVAIVRQSENLDWFDTMLDEQMAIRIHSKDVDGAFTIIEVDVPPFSGPPLHYHKDREEIFEILEGRFRFHCAGKEFEAGPGTSVVVPRNTVHGWVNLGPGRARMLGTFVPGGIDEFFPQIGQTPPEGWTELARQYDTWIVGAPLSVQAPSSNAATEPALN from the coding sequence ATGAGTACTCAATTCAATCAAAGCAAAGTTGCAATTGTTAGACAGAGCGAGAACCTCGACTGGTTCGATACAATGCTCGACGAGCAGATGGCTATCCGCATCCATAGCAAAGATGTCGATGGGGCTTTCACAATTATTGAAGTGGATGTTCCGCCGTTCTCAGGCCCACCACTCCACTATCACAAAGATAGGGAAGAGATATTTGAAATCCTGGAAGGCAGATTTCGCTTCCACTGTGCTGGTAAAGAGTTTGAGGCTGGGCCAGGAACATCGGTTGTGGTGCCCCGTAACACCGTGCATGGATGGGTGAATCTTGGACCCGGAAGGGCTCGGATGCTCGGCACTTTCGTCCCCGGTGGCATCGACGAATTCTTCCCCCAAATCGGTCAAACGCCGCCCGAAGGTTGGACAGAGCTTGCACGCCAGTACGACACTTGGATCGTTGGAGCGCCTCTGTCTGTTCAAGCTCCATCTTCCAACGCTGCTACTGAACCTGCACTGAATTAA
- a CDS encoding cupin domain-containing protein: MEGYFPPGSQTPLHRHTRYSEQLYVLEGEFTVWADENKVVLKAGETFLIPPGTAHAIGVLSDKPARGLMVASPSAFARLIAEVGTQNENEIPDMELAQRISAEIGDEILGSPDDLPSK; the protein is encoded by the coding sequence ATCGAAGGTTATTTTCCACCAGGCTCACAAACTCCTCTTCATCGCCACACGCGCTACTCTGAACAACTTTATGTCTTAGAAGGAGAGTTCACAGTCTGGGCAGATGAAAACAAGGTTGTGTTGAAAGCTGGCGAAACCTTCCTGATTCCTCCTGGTACAGCCCACGCGATCGGCGTTTTGAGTGACAAGCCTGCTCGCGGGTTGATGGTTGCTTCTCCTAGTGCCTTTGCACGACTAATTGCAGAGGTAGGAACGCAGAACGAAAACGAAATACCAGATATGGAGTTAGCTCAACGTATTTCTGCTGAAATTGGCGACGAAATTTTGGGATCACCTGATGATCTACCAAGCAAATGA
- a CDS encoding acyl-CoA dehydrogenase family protein produces the protein MQQLLETTKPLNFLAIGYQLAQEFAKTAAERDQLRCAEGERNGGNRPIHEIEQLRQSGLLNLVIPTIYGGLGETSWVKIFGLIREFAKADGSIGQLFGNHTTIISSLSISNPTQVEQLYLDTVQHNWFWANAANALDPRLLATPTKHGWQFDGIKRFATGASLSDRMIVSALSADSKQPVIAIIPSDRPGIHFNGNWDNMGQRQTDSGSVTFEQVLVTPDEILTSIYPSDSPIATLINVFKQLNQVNIYLGIVQGAFATARDYTTTRTRPWITSGVEQAIQDPYILHHYGEFWMELEAATLLTDRAAQVLQAAIEKGINLTAQQRGEAAIAVYTAKAFVTKIGLAITTQMFDAMGASATAQSYNFDRYWRNLRTATLHDPVDYKIREVGNWALTGTVPTITPYS, from the coding sequence ATGCAGCAATTACTAGAAACAACAAAACCGCTTAATTTCCTTGCTATCGGTTATCAACTTGCCCAGGAATTTGCCAAAACAGCCGCAGAACGAGATCAGCTTCGCTGCGCCGAAGGCGAACGCAATGGTGGCAATCGTCCTATCCATGAGATTGAGCAGTTGCGCCAAAGCGGTTTACTCAATCTGGTGATTCCTACGATTTATGGGGGATTAGGAGAAACTTCCTGGGTCAAAATCTTTGGCTTGATCCGCGAGTTCGCCAAAGCTGATGGCTCTATCGGTCAACTGTTTGGCAATCACACCACGATTATCAGCTCACTCTCAATCAGCAATCCAACACAAGTAGAACAACTTTATTTAGATACAGTACAGCACAACTGGTTTTGGGCAAATGCAGCCAATGCACTCGATCCAAGATTGCTGGCAACTCCGACTAAACATGGCTGGCAGTTCGATGGCATCAAGCGATTTGCTACAGGAGCAAGCCTTTCAGACAGGATGATTGTCAGTGCTTTAAGTGCTGATTCTAAACAGCCCGTAATTGCAATTATTCCCAGCGATCGCCCTGGCATTCACTTTAATGGAAATTGGGACAACATGGGACAACGCCAAACTGACTCAGGTAGCGTCACGTTTGAGCAAGTTTTGGTGACACCAGATGAAATTCTAACTTCTATTTATCCAAGTGACAGCCCGATCGCCACCCTAATTAATGTCTTCAAACAACTCAATCAAGTCAACATTTATCTAGGCATTGTTCAAGGTGCGTTTGCAACTGCACGGGACTACACCACAACTAGAACTCGCCCTTGGATTACATCAGGGGTAGAACAGGCGATTCAAGACCCTTACATTCTGCATCATTATGGTGAATTTTGGATGGAGTTAGAAGCGGCAACCTTGCTTACTGATCGAGCAGCCCAAGTACTGCAAGCCGCCATCGAAAAGGGCATTAATTTAACAGCCCAACAAAGAGGAGAAGCGGCGATCGCTGTTTACACAGCAAAAGCATTCGTCACCAAAATTGGTTTAGCAATTACAACGCAAATGTTTGATGCGATGGGTGCAAGCGCCACAGCACAGAGTTATAACTTTGATCGCTACTGGCGAAACCTCCGTACAGCAACGCTCCACGATCCTGTGGACTACAAAATTCGGGAAGTCGGCAACTGGGCATTGACAGGCACAGTGCCAACTATAACACCTTACTCTTGA
- a CDS encoding dihydrolipoyl dehydrogenase family protein: METADVIVIGSGQGGVPLAADFASSGRNVVLFERDALGGSCVNYGCTPSKAFLAAAHAAGRAGQAAKLGIHTQVEVDFSTVMERVRGIRSQFNQGTKRRLESAGVRVVCAEAAFTGERTVSGGGVTVQAPIVVINTGTSSTIPDIPGLAGTPYLTNRNFFDLQQIPPRLLVVGGGYIALELGQGMARLGSQTELIVRGDRLLAQEESDVSAVLADAFAQDGIGLHFNVTVQQVAYSNGVFTLTLNNGKVLDGEALLIATGRKPNTGALNSAVTGVELDAQGFIKIDDQFQTTCPGIYAIGDVAKQPAFTHVSWEDYRRLKAILSGEHRTRNDRVLGYAVYTEPQVGRVGMTLEQAQKQGIAAREVTLPMAYIARSIEWGHDLGFYRMVIDTDTNLIVGATLVGYETAELVHVFLSLMEAKATWQLLEQSVHIHPTYGEALPSLARLLVE, encoded by the coding sequence ATGGAAACAGCAGATGTAATCGTGATTGGAAGTGGTCAGGGTGGAGTTCCGCTTGCGGCTGACTTTGCATCATCAGGTCGAAATGTCGTTTTATTTGAGCGCGATGCTTTAGGCGGCAGTTGTGTAAACTATGGCTGTACTCCTTCCAAAGCCTTTTTAGCGGCTGCCCATGCCGCAGGTCGCGCAGGGCAAGCCGCAAAGCTAGGTATACATACACAGGTTGAAGTCGATTTTTCTACAGTGATGGAGCGTGTGCGTGGTATTCGCAGCCAGTTTAACCAGGGTACTAAGCGGCGATTAGAAAGTGCAGGGGTGAGAGTTGTCTGTGCGGAAGCTGCTTTCACCGGAGAGCGAACTGTAAGCGGAGGAGGTGTAACTGTGCAGGCTCCAATCGTCGTCATCAATACAGGAACATCCTCTACTATTCCTGACATTCCTGGTTTAGCTGGAACTCCTTATCTCACCAACCGAAATTTCTTTGATTTGCAACAGATTCCGCCCCGATTGCTCGTGGTCGGTGGTGGCTATATTGCCTTAGAGTTAGGACAAGGAATGGCGCGCTTAGGAAGCCAGACCGAATTAATTGTACGGGGCGATCGCCTGCTGGCTCAAGAAGAATCTGATGTCAGTGCTGTGCTTGCTGATGCCTTTGCACAAGATGGAATTGGGCTGCATTTTAACGTGACGGTTCAGCAGGTTGCTTACAGTAACGGTGTGTTTACCCTAACCCTGAATAATGGTAAAGTCCTTGATGGAGAAGCATTGCTGATTGCAACTGGACGCAAACCGAATACTGGGGCATTAAATTCTGCGGTGACTGGCGTTGAATTAGATGCACAGGGTTTTATTAAAATCGACGATCAGTTTCAAACGACTTGCCCTGGAATTTATGCGATCGGAGACGTTGCCAAGCAGCCTGCTTTTACTCATGTTTCTTGGGAAGACTATCGCCGCTTGAAAGCAATTCTGTCTGGCGAACATCGGACACGCAATGATCGCGTGTTAGGCTATGCCGTTTACACAGAGCCGCAAGTGGGCCGGGTGGGGATGACACTAGAACAGGCTCAGAAACAGGGTATTGCTGCCCGCGAAGTCACCCTGCCGATGGCTTACATCGCCCGTAGCATTGAGTGGGGACACGATCTGGGGTTCTACCGTATGGTCATTGACACCGACACGAATTTGATTGTAGGAGCAACGCTGGTTGGGTACGAAACGGCTGAACTCGTGCATGTCTTTTTGTCGCTGATGGAAGCTAAAGCAACGTGGCAGCTACTTGAACAATCGGTTCACATTCATCCAACTTACGGTGAGGCATTGCCCAGTCTCGCAAGACTACTCGTTGAATGA
- a CDS encoding epoxide hydrolase family protein, which yields MIVKKVHYKTKARTARAFALLRLLVALLAATVFLASPARVLAQQFAQIGAQAQVAAKAATKDNAIRPFRVHVPQEAIVDLRRRIAATRWPDKETVADQSQGVQLATMKELVRYWGTKYDWRKAEAKLNALPQFVTNIDGLEIHFIHVRSKNSNALPLLVTHGWPGSVFEQLKIIGPLTDPTAYGGRGEDAFDLVIPSIPGYGFSGKPTGIGWNPDHIARAWADLMKRLGYTRYVAQGGDWGSPISSAMARQAPAGLLGIHINLPATIPPDVAAVLAVGGPAPDGLSEKERAAFDSLDRFNKKERAYAVMMGTRPQTVGYGLTDSPTGLAAWMLGHPGFAQWTYRGGDSQKSPTKDEVLDDITLYWLTNSAVSSARLYWENNNSILNAVAQKTADISLPVAVTVFPREIYAAPQTWTRRAYRHLIYFHEADKGGHFAAWEEPQLFSEEIRAAFRSLR from the coding sequence ATGATCGTAAAAAAAGTACATTACAAAACCAAAGCCCGCACCGCAAGAGCCTTCGCCCTGTTGCGACTCCTCGTTGCACTGTTGGCGGCAACGGTGTTTCTAGCATCGCCCGCTCGTGTGCTTGCCCAGCAATTTGCCCAAATCGGCGCACAAGCCCAGGTGGCAGCCAAGGCGGCAACCAAAGACAACGCCATTCGCCCCTTTCGCGTCCACGTCCCGCAAGAGGCGATCGTCGATCTCCGCAGGCGCATTGCGGCGACTCGCTGGCCTGACAAGGAGACTGTCGCCGACCAGTCGCAGGGCGTACAACTGGCGACAATGAAGGAACTTGTTCGTTACTGGGGAACGAAGTACGACTGGCGCAAAGCCGAGGCGAAGCTGAATGCCTTACCGCAGTTTGTAACGAACATCGATGGCTTGGAAATTCACTTTATCCACGTCCGCTCCAAAAATTCTAACGCTTTGCCGTTGCTCGTCACGCACGGATGGCCCGGCTCGGTATTTGAACAGCTAAAGATCATCGGCCCCCTGACCGACCCAACGGCCTACGGGGGGCGTGGAGAGGATGCCTTCGACCTGGTTATCCCGTCAATTCCCGGCTACGGCTTTTCCGGGAAGCCGACGGGCATCGGTTGGAACCCCGACCACATCGCGCGAGCATGGGCCGATCTGATGAAGCGCCTCGGCTACACCCGCTACGTCGCCCAAGGTGGCGACTGGGGGTCTCCCATCTCCAGCGCGATGGCGCGTCAAGCACCAGCAGGATTACTCGGCATCCACATCAACTTGCCGGCGACGATACCGCCCGACGTGGCCGCAGTGCTTGCCGTCGGCGGGCCTGCGCCGGACGGACTCTCCGAGAAAGAACGCGCGGCGTTCGACTCACTCGACAGGTTCAATAAGAAGGAACGAGCCTACGCCGTGATGATGGGTACGCGACCGCAGACGGTCGGGTATGGTCTGACGGACTCGCCGACGGGACTCGCGGCGTGGATGCTTGGGCATCCAGGCTTCGCGCAGTGGACGTACAGAGGCGGCGATTCTCAAAAGTCCCCGACAAAAGACGAGGTGCTGGACGACATCACGCTGTACTGGCTGACGAACAGCGCGGTTTCGTCAGCGCGGCTGTACTGGGAGAACAACAACAGCATCTTGAACGCGGTCGCGCAGAAGACCGCCGATATCTCACTTCCGGTGGCCGTCACGGTATTTCCCAGGGAGATATATGCAGCACCACAGACTTGGACACGGCGTGCCTATCGCCACCTGATTTACTTCCATGAGGCTGACAAGGGCGGACACTTCGCAGCGTGGGAGGAGCCGCAGCTGTTCTCTGAGGAGATCCGCGCGGCGTTCAGGTCACTGCGTTAG